A single genomic interval of Scylla paramamosain isolate STU-SP2022 chromosome 12, ASM3559412v1, whole genome shotgun sequence harbors:
- the LOC135105734 gene encoding dihydropyrimidine dehydrogenase [NADP(+)]-like: MAPGHPGGLTKDAPDIENVLALNPRIPRHATLQPSAVTKANKMHWKRNKPKNCATHCSLENNFDDIKHTTLSERGALKEAARCLKCADAPCQKSCPTQLDIKQFISCIANKNYYGAAKMIFSDNPLGLTCGMVCPVSDLCVGGCNLYASEEGPINIGGLQQFATDIFRQMNIRQVLPPDVPDNLPESYHAKIALIGCGPASISCATFLGRLGYRNIHIYEKNDFVGGLSSSEIPQYRLPYEVVKFEVDLMKDLGVQVFTGRKLSISDITVQGLQNEGYEAIFMGIGLPQPKKIGIFADLNTSMGFYTSKDFLPQVTAVSKTGMCQCKSQLPEVKGVVLVLGAGDTAFDCATSALRCGARRVFVVFRKGFTNIRAVPEEMELAREEMCEFLPFLSPRKVLTKNGRVSGMEFVRTEQAEDGTWLEDEDQTVRLKCDYIISAFGSGLSDKDVQEALAPVKLNRWGLPEVDPNTMATLTQGVFCGGDVAGVAETTVESVNDGKTAAWSIHKYLQSLHGMFVPEKPCLPKFYTPIDEVDLSINICGIKFPNPFGLASAPPTTSGPMIRRAFEAGWGFCVTKTFVLDKDIVTNVSPRIVRGTTSGHLYGPGQGSFLNIELISEKTCAYWLQIVTELKQDFPDKVLIASIMCSYNEEDWTELAQRAEAAGADMLELNLSCPHGMGERGMGLACGQDAELVRNICRWVRSATKIPFFAKLTPNVTNIVSIAKAAKEGGADGVTATNTVSGLMGLRPDGSAWPSIGKEKRTTYGGVSGNAIRPIALRAVTAIGRALPGFPILATGGIDSADAGLQFLLGGASALQVCSSVQNQDFTVIEDYLMGLKALLYLRTLKSKKDWMGQSPPTPKHQLGKSVVQLSDVVGESLPSFGPYKEEKEKRIANHKISLGLPQTQLQPRLTENPEGYIPTLEDLVGLALPMVGAYGELDNSQQKVALIDEDMCINCGKCYMTCNDSGYQAILFDPKTHLTKVTDDCTGCTLCVSVCPIIDCIQMVERTTPYIPKRGIPLEKGVVPRIAAVAPPDMPVA; this comes from the exons ATGGCTCCCGGCCACCCCGGAGGACTGACCAAGGACGCGCCGGACATTGAG AATGTGCTGGCGCTCAACCCTCGCATTCCCCGCCATGCCACGCTGCAGCCCTCAGCCGTCACCAAGGCCAACAAGATGCACTGGAAGAGGAACAAACCCAAGAACTGCGCG ACTCACTGCTCCCTGGAGAACAACTTCGACGACATCAAGCACACGACCCTGAGCGAGCGCGGCGCCTTGAAGGAGGCAGCTCGCTGCCTCAAGTGTGCTGATGCGCCCTGCCAGAAATCCTGTCCCACACAGCTGGACATCAAGCAGTTCATCTCTTGCATCGCTAACAAG AATTACTATGGGGCAGCCAAGATGATATTCTCAGACAACCCGCTGGGCCTGACCTGCGGGATGGTGTGCCCCGTCAGCGACCTTTGCGTGGGCGGCTGTAACCTGTACGCCAGTGAGGAGGGACCCATCAACATTGGCGGCCTGCAGCAGTTTGCCACCGAT ATCTTCCGGCAGATGAACATCCGCCAAGTGCTTCCGCCTGACGTGCCGGACAACCTTCCTGAAAGCTACCACGCCAAGATTGCCCTCATTG GATGTGGTCCAGCTTCCATATCCTGTGCAACATTCCTGGGCCGCCTTGGGTACCGCAACATCCACATCTATGAGAAGAATGACTTCGTGGGCGGCCTCAGCTCCTCGGAGATACCCCAGTACCGCTTGCCCTATGAGGTGGTCAAGTTCGAGGTGGATCTGATGAAGGACCTTGGCGTGCAGGTGTTCACTGGGCGAAAGCTCTCCATATCTGACATCACAGTACAG GGGCTGCAGAATGAGGGCTATGAGGCAATCTTTATGGGCATTGGTCTACCACAGCCTAAGAAAATAGGCATCTTTGCTGACCTGAACACCAGCATGGGCTTCTATACTAGCAAGGACTTCTTGCCTCAGGTCACAGCTGTCAGCAAGACAG GCATGTGTCAGTGCAAGTCTCAGCTGCCTGAAGTGAAAGgagtggtgctggtgctgggtGCTGGAGACACTGCCTTTGACTGTGCTACGTCTGCTCTTCGCTGTGGTGCCAGGCGAGTCTTTGTTGTCTTCAGGAAAGGCTTCACCAACATCCGGGCCGTTCCAGAAGAG ATGGAGCTTGCTCGGGAAGAGATGTGTGAGTTCCTGCCCTTCCTTTCACCCCGTAAAGTACTGACAAAGAATGGCCGCGTTTCTGGTATGGAGTTTGTCAGGACAGAGCAGGCAGAGGATGGCACTTGGCTGGAGGATGAGGACCAGACTGTGCGGCTCAAGTGTGATTATATTATATCTGCTTTTGGCTCAGGACTCTCTGATAAGGATG TCCAGGAAGCCCTTGCCCCTGTCAAGCTGAACCGCTGGGGCCTACCTGAGGTGGATCCCAATACCATGGCGACACTCACACAGGGAGTGTTTTGTGGTGGGGATGTTGCTGGTGTTGCAGAGACCACTGTGGAAAGTGTCAATGATGGCAAGACTGCTGCCTGGAGTATACACAAATACTTGCAG TCTCTTCATGGCATGTTTGTGCCAGAGAAACCTTGCCTGCCAAAGTTCTACACTCCCATTGATGAAGTGGACCTCTCCATCAACATCTGTGGCATCAA GTTCCCCAACCCCTTCGGTCTGGCCTCTGCTCCACCCACCACCTCCGGCCCCATGATTCGCCGTGCCTTTGAGGCAGGATGGGGTTTCTGTGTCACCAAGACTTTTGTTTTAGACAAG GACATAGTAACCAATGTGTCACCTCGTATAGTGAGAGGAACCACCTCAGGCCACCTGTATGGCCCTGGCCAAGGCTCCTTCCTCAACATTGAACTCATCTCAGAGAAAACTTGTGCATATTGGCTCCAGATCGTCACAGAACTCAAACAAGACTTTCCTGACAAG GTGCTCATTGCCAGCATCATGTGCAGCTACAATGAAGAGGACTGGACAGAGCTTGCCCAGCGGGCTGAGGCTGCCGGTGCTGACATGCTGGAGCTGAACCTGTCTTGTCCACATGGCATGGGAGAGCGTGGGATGGGTCTTGCTTGTGGCCAG GATGCAGAACTGGTACGCAATATCTGCCGCTGGGTGAGATCTGCTACCAAGATTCCCTTCTTCGCAAAACTCACTCCTAATGTCACCAACATTGTTTCCATTGCCAAAGCTGCAAAGGAAG GAGGTGCTGATGGAGTGACGGCCACCAACACAGTGTCTGGTTTGATGGGACTAAGGCCAGACGGGTCAGCATGGCCCTCCATTGGCAAGGAGAAGAGGACCACCTATGGAGGAGTTTCAG GTAACGCCATCCGCCCCATTGCTCTGCGTGCCGTCACTGCCATCGGCCGAGCCTTGCCAGGCTTCCCAATTTTGGCCACAGGTGGGATAGACTCTGCAGATGCAGGACTGCAGTTCCTTTTGGGTGGTGCCTCAGCCCTTCAG GTTTGCAGCTCAGTGCAGAACCAAGATTTTACTGTGATCGAAGACTACCTGATGGGGCTCAAGGCCCTCCTCTACCTCAGGACCTTGAAGTCCAAGAAGGACTGGATGGGACAGTCTCCCccaacaccaaaacaccagCTTGGCAAGTCTGTGGTGCAGCTCAGTGATGTGGTGGGCGAA AGCTTACCCAGTTTTGGCCCAtacaaagaggagaaagagaagaggatagcCAACCACAAGATCAGCCTTGGCTTGCCACAGACACAACTTCAGCCACGTTTGACAGAAAACCCTGAGGGTTACATCCCAACCTTGGAAGATCTGGTGGGTTTGGCACTACCCATGGTGGGCGCTTATGGAGAGTTGGACAACAGCCAACAGAAGGTGGCACTCATTGATGAG GACATGTGTATCAACTGTGGTAAGTGCTACATGACCTGCAATGACTCTGGGTACCAAGCCATCCTTTTTGACCCCAAGACTCACCTAACCAAGGTTACAGATGACTGCACTGGCTGCACcttgtgtgtgtccgtgtgccCAATCATCGACTGCATCCA AATGGTGGAGCGCACGACACCCTACATACCAAAGCGAGGCATCCCTCTGGAGAAGGGAGTGGTGCCACGCATTGCAGCTGTGGCGCCTCCTGATATGCCCGTAGCCTGA